Part of the Aptenodytes patagonicus chromosome 2, bAptPat1.pri.cur, whole genome shotgun sequence genome, AAGGTCACTGTTGCTGTCCTGAGACTGTTCACAGTCTGAGCTAATCATGCTTGCACTGCGAAAGTTGAGGGATATAATATCAGAGTTAGCCCTTGCAAAGTTTTCCATCCCGAGGTTTTCAAGCTCTTCAGGATCCAGTCCGCAGTAGTTAAAGAATCGCTCAACATCTGCATCGACACGAAAGTATCTGTCGCTTAAGTCTGATTTTGATCGCTGCAGGGAGGGTCTTCTACTAACTCCGCATCCAGACTCGACTGCCTCAATCTCTGGGGATTTCAGGGTGGCAATGGCAGCAATTTTGGGCTTTGGAGGCAGAGGTGGGGCTGAACTACTGCAGGGTAttgcttttaagggctttgcactaGTTACTTTCCTAATGTCTGAGGAGCTGTGAGAGACATGCAAGAAAGTCTCCGCCGACTGATCTAGGAGCCTTCTGCTGACGTTGGAGCTGCTCTCCTGCGGGCTGCTACGGCCCTGCGTGGGGTAAACCTTCAAAGATTCGGCGAATGAGTGTCGGTTTAGCTCTGTCGAATCGGCTCTGTGGGGCGGCCAGTTTCGGGGACCGTGCTTATACCCTGAACCTGAGCTGGAGCCTTCGGAGCTGTTGATGATGTTCTTCAAAATCTCGAGTTTCAGATTTTCTCTCTGGACGCCGCTCTCGGTCTTCGTGTTGTTGCTGAAGACTTTCAAGgtggggctccccagtgctcgCTTGGCCGCAGGACAGACCGGCGGCTTCGCCAGCACTGCTGGCTTCACAGGCTCCTGCTTGGCGTTGATGACCTCCTGGCTCTTGACGTATTTCGCCTTGTCGGCTTCTAGCCTCTCCACCGCGCTCAGTCTTTTTGGATTAGGCTCCGCCTGCCTGCGAAAATAGTCAGGTCCTTTGTTCAGGATGCGGAGAGGAACAGCGGACGTGAAAGTGACGGCAGGGCTGACTGGCTTCACCATGCTACCTGTCGGTAGTGTTTCTGTAGGCATGTTTGGTGGTCTTTCCCCCGCAGCCGTTTTGGATTCTTCTCTGGGATCTCCTAAATGCACGGTGCAGAAACATGTACATTAAGCACAATGAATAGCCGATGAATCCTGGGATCTGAGCGTTAGCAGCAGCGCCTCATCTCACAGCTCATTAAATAACACTGCGTTTCTCTTTTAAAGGCAGCCTTTGTAGGGCAAGGCCACCCGACACAAGTCCGTATTAGTCTGCTCCGCCAACTCCTTTCTTCTCGCTGAAAGATGCGGGAGTCTCGCCGTTCCCTTTGTGCTCTGCTACCGGCAGCGATCTGAAACGCAGAATAACCAACCACACGTTAGCGAGAGCGCCTGACATCAGAGCGATAGCAACAGCCGCCTCCCGGCCCTCCTCTCCCACCGCCGGACGGGATGCAGCCGCCGGCGCTGGCGCGGGGGAGGCGGCGCTCGGGGCGCCCGTGCCCCCCTCTCGCTCTGCACCCCTGTGCATCGTGCAAGACACGTATTGCTCGTTGCCTACAGCCTAAGCTTGGATTTAACAAAAttacactggaaaagaaaaaaattaaaccccaCCACGATACAGCCGTGTATTTCTggagggaaaaagggaagcaaaatgtGTCAATTCAGAGACTTAGACCCATCTATCTCCTGAAGATAGATGGGTCTATCTATCCATCTATAGATGGATATCTCCTGAAGAAAGAGCACTTT contains:
- the FAM110B gene encoding protein FAM110B, yielding MPTETLPTGSMVKPVSPAVTFTSAVPLRILNKGPDYFRRQAEPNPKRLSAVERLEADKAKYVKSQEVINAKQEPVKPAVLAKPPVCPAAKRALGSPTLKVFSNNTKTESGVQRENLKLEILKNIINSSEGSSSGSGYKHGPRNWPPHRADSTELNRHSFAESLKVYPTQGRSSPQESSSNVSRRLLDQSAETFLHVSHSSSDIRKVTSAKPLKAIPCSSSAPPLPPKPKIAAIATLKSPEIEAVESGCGVSRRPSLQRSKSDLSDRYFRVDADVERFFNYCGLDPEELENLGMENFARANSDIISLNFRSASMISSDCEQSQDSNSDLRNDDSANDRVPYGISAIERNARIIKWLYSIKQARESQKVSHV